The following coding sequences lie in one Metallumcola ferriviriculae genomic window:
- the carB gene encoding carbamoyl-phosphate synthase large subunit: MPKIDYLQKVLVIGSGPIIIGQAAEFDYAGTQACKALREEGLEVVLVNSNPATIMTDGDIADRVYIEPLNMETLSRIIKQEKPQGLLPTLGGQTGLNLAVELYEGGILDKYGVELLGTPVESIKQAEDRDEFKQLMLDIGEPIPESTIVSSLEQAKDFIARVGYPVIIRPAYTMGGSGGGIAHTDKQLAEILARGLKLSMIGEVLLEKSVAGWKEIEYEVMRDGKDNCITICNMENVDPVGIHTGDSIVVAPSQTLSDKEYQMLRSASLKIIRALKVEGGCNVQFALNPESMEYIVIEVNPRVSRSSALASKATGYPIAKMAAKIAIGLGLDEITNPVTGKTSACFEPTLDYVVVKIPRWPFDKFNFADRTLSTQMKATGEVMAIDRTFESALLKAVRSLDIGFYGLRIPDSLIWSDMEVEHKLSSADDERIFVVAEAFRRDWNIKEVELLSKIDRFFLEKIKYLVSLEKRLIKEKLSPQLMKELKAAGFSDYQIAKIIGINTQEIRDYRKNAGIIPVYKVVDTCAAEFEADTPYYYSTYEEENEVVVSDGKKVLVIGSGPIRIGQGIEFDYCSVHSVWALREAGVQSIIINNNPETVSTDFDTSDKLFFEPLTLEDVLNIVDIENPDGVIVQFGGQTAINLANGLAEHGVPLLGSSMDSIDTAEDRDRFEKLLRALEIPQTEGRSVTNEAQALDAAVELGFPVVVRPSYVIGGRAMEVVHDVEELKTYMKTAVRVSPKHPVLVDKYIRGKEVEVDAIADGSDCLIPGIMEHIERAGVHSGDSMAVYPPQSLSEAEINQIVDYTMRIARALAVKGLLNIQYVVDRGKVYVLEVNPRASRTVPILSKVTGIPMVKVATKVMLGETVKQQGYTPGLKEPVDYVAVKSPVFSFEKLTRVEPSLGPEMKSTGEVMGLDSTFSGAMYKAITGSGLAVPSAGTILVSLADKDKEEALALMRGFNRLGFCLVATQDTAEFLGQQGIKVSKLPPEQREDISGYVRSGGVDLVINTPTKGKIPDRFGFKLRRAAIEYGVPCLTSLDTAEGLLAVVEARKKGQTWDCQAVSDYLHPITLQNGA, translated from the coding sequence TTGCCCAAGATAGATTATTTGCAGAAAGTATTGGTGATAGGATCGGGTCCGATAATAATCGGTCAGGCAGCAGAATTCGACTATGCCGGTACTCAGGCATGTAAGGCACTGAGGGAGGAAGGATTGGAAGTAGTACTTGTCAATTCTAACCCGGCAACTATCATGACCGACGGAGATATTGCAGATAGAGTTTATATAGAACCATTAAATATGGAAACACTGAGCCGTATTATTAAGCAAGAGAAACCCCAGGGCCTATTACCCACTTTAGGCGGGCAGACAGGTCTCAATCTGGCGGTTGAGCTTTACGAAGGCGGCATCTTGGATAAATATGGAGTGGAGCTGCTGGGTACACCGGTAGAATCCATTAAACAAGCAGAGGATAGGGATGAGTTTAAGCAGCTGATGCTGGATATTGGTGAACCTATCCCTGAAAGTACAATTGTTAGCTCCTTGGAGCAGGCAAAGGACTTTATCGCAAGGGTCGGGTACCCGGTAATAATTCGACCTGCCTACACAATGGGGGGCAGCGGCGGCGGCATTGCCCATACTGATAAGCAGTTAGCAGAGATTCTTGCTCGCGGTTTAAAATTGAGTATGATCGGGGAAGTCCTGCTTGAAAAAAGTGTTGCCGGCTGGAAAGAGATAGAATATGAAGTGATGCGGGATGGTAAAGACAACTGTATCACTATATGTAACATGGAAAACGTTGACCCTGTAGGTATCCATACTGGCGACAGCATTGTGGTGGCACCGTCTCAGACATTATCGGATAAGGAATATCAAATGCTGCGCAGCGCATCATTAAAGATAATCCGCGCTTTGAAAGTTGAAGGCGGTTGTAATGTTCAGTTTGCTTTAAACCCTGAAAGCATGGAATATATAGTTATCGAGGTAAATCCTAGGGTGAGTCGTTCTAGTGCCCTGGCATCCAAGGCAACTGGGTACCCGATTGCCAAAATGGCTGCAAAAATAGCCATTGGTCTAGGCCTTGACGAAATTACCAATCCGGTTACCGGTAAAACCTCGGCTTGTTTCGAACCCACGTTGGATTATGTGGTAGTAAAGATTCCTCGCTGGCCGTTTGATAAATTTAACTTTGCCGACAGGACTCTTTCTACGCAGATGAAGGCCACTGGAGAAGTGATGGCAATTGATCGGACTTTTGAATCTGCACTGCTAAAAGCGGTGAGATCGTTGGACATTGGCTTTTATGGTCTGCGCATTCCCGATTCCCTGATCTGGTCGGATATGGAAGTGGAGCATAAGCTTAGCAGTGCCGATGATGAGCGGATATTTGTAGTGGCTGAGGCCTTTCGCAGGGACTGGAACATCAAAGAAGTGGAGCTTCTAAGTAAGATAGACCGTTTTTTCCTGGAAAAGATTAAGTATCTAGTATCCTTGGAAAAACGGTTAATCAAGGAAAAACTGTCGCCGCAGTTGATGAAAGAGTTAAAAGCAGCAGGATTTTCGGACTACCAGATTGCTAAAATTATCGGTATAAATACCCAGGAGATTCGAGATTACCGTAAAAATGCCGGTATTATACCGGTCTATAAGGTAGTGGATACCTGTGCGGCCGAATTTGAAGCAGACACGCCATATTATTACTCTACCTATGAGGAAGAAAACGAAGTGGTGGTATCTGATGGTAAAAAAGTACTTGTGATTGGGTCAGGCCCAATTAGAATTGGTCAAGGAATAGAATTTGATTATTGCTCCGTGCATTCGGTTTGGGCTTTAAGGGAGGCAGGAGTTCAATCAATAATCATTAATAATAACCCCGAAACTGTCAGTACCGACTTTGACACATCGGATAAACTGTTTTTTGAACCACTGACTTTGGAAGATGTATTAAATATAGTTGATATCGAGAACCCCGATGGTGTTATTGTACAATTTGGCGGCCAGACAGCTATTAATTTAGCTAATGGTCTGGCGGAACATGGAGTGCCGCTGTTAGGTTCATCCATGGACTCCATTGACACAGCAGAAGACCGGGATAGATTTGAAAAGCTGTTACGTGCTTTAGAAATACCCCAAACAGAAGGACGGTCTGTAACTAATGAAGCACAGGCCTTAGATGCAGCCGTAGAATTAGGTTTTCCGGTAGTAGTACGGCCTTCTTATGTTATCGGAGGGCGTGCTATGGAAGTGGTTCATGATGTGGAAGAGCTAAAGACCTATATGAAAACAGCAGTAAGGGTCTCGCCAAAGCACCCGGTGCTGGTTGATAAATATATCCGGGGTAAGGAAGTAGAAGTGGATGCTATTGCAGACGGGAGCGATTGCCTCATTCCCGGTATTATGGAGCATATTGAGCGGGCGGGCGTACATTCGGGCGACAGTATGGCTGTTTACCCACCCCAGAGCTTAAGCGAAGCAGAAATCAATCAGATTGTGGACTATACTATGCGCATTGCCCGGGCATTAGCAGTCAAAGGGCTGCTCAATATTCAGTATGTTGTGGACCGGGGTAAGGTCTATGTGTTAGAAGTTAACCCTCGGGCATCCCGCACGGTGCCCATTCTAAGTAAAGTAACCGGGATACCTATGGTGAAAGTGGCAACAAAGGTGATGTTAGGCGAGACGGTGAAGCAGCAGGGTTATACACCGGGCTTAAAGGAACCTGTAGACTACGTAGCAGTAAAGTCACCGGTATTTTCATTTGAAAAACTTACTAGGGTGGAGCCATCCCTGGGCCCAGAAATGAAGTCTACCGGAGAAGTAATGGGACTGGACAGCACATTTTCCGGGGCAATGTATAAGGCCATAACCGGCAGCGGTCTGGCAGTGCCATCTGCCGGTACTATACTAGTATCTCTGGCAGACAAGGATAAAGAAGAAGCTTTAGCCCTGATGAGGGGCTTCAATCGCTTGGGATTCTGCTTGGTAGCAACGCAAGATACTGCAGAATTCTTAGGCCAACAAGGAATAAAGGTTAGCAAACTGCCGCCCGAACAGCGTGAGGATATCAGCGGATATGTTCGTTCAGGCGGGGTGGACTTAGTAATTAATACACCAACAAAAGGGAAAATACCTGATAGATTCGGCTTTAAATTACGAAGGGCCGCTATTGAATACGGTGTACCCTGCCTGACATCGCTGGATACCGCCGAGGGGTTGTTAGCGGTGGTCGAAGCACGAAAGAAAGGCCAAACATGGGATTGCCAAGCGGTGAGTGACTATCTTCATCCAATAACTTTACAAAATGGTGCCTGA
- the carA gene encoding glutamine-hydrolyzing carbamoyl-phosphate synthase small subunit, with translation MTSAVLILEDGKKYYGTGLGYQGTVLGEVVFNTGMTGYQEVLTDPSYTGQIVTMTYPLIGNYGITDDYAESNGPKVRGFVVREACKMPSNWRNEGTVDEYLSRHNIMGVSGIDTRSLTRRIRSLGTLRGAITTEEELVANPDSLLEQVRQMTTNGPELVRTVTTEKVYHLPGQGPKVVVMDFGIKQNILRMLQEYGWDVTVVPSYTSAKEIMALAPGGLFLSNGPGDPKDVPEAVATVRELMNVLPVAGICLGHQVIGLALGCETYKLKFGHRGANHPVKDIGSNRTFITSQNHGYAIDGRSLPSNVEMTHQNINDDTVEGLRVKDRPIFSVQYHPEAAPGPEDSRYLFDQFTRLMTQ, from the coding sequence GTGACTTCAGCAGTTTTAATACTTGAAGACGGGAAGAAATATTATGGTACGGGCCTCGGTTACCAGGGAACGGTTTTAGGCGAAGTGGTTTTCAATACCGGGATGACCGGTTATCAAGAGGTACTTACTGATCCGTCCTATACAGGGCAGATAGTCACTATGACTTATCCGCTGATTGGCAATTACGGTATCACTGATGATTACGCAGAATCAAACGGTCCAAAAGTGAGAGGTTTTGTAGTGCGAGAAGCATGCAAAATGCCCAGCAACTGGCGTAACGAAGGTACGGTTGATGAATACTTGTCCAGGCATAATATTATGGGTGTAAGTGGGATAGATACCCGTTCTTTGACTCGGCGCATCCGTTCGCTGGGTACGCTGCGGGGGGCCATAACCACAGAAGAAGAATTAGTGGCTAATCCCGACTCACTGCTGGAACAGGTGAGGCAGATGACAACAAACGGCCCTGAATTAGTACGTACTGTCACTACGGAAAAAGTCTATCATCTGCCCGGCCAGGGACCGAAGGTCGTGGTCATGGATTTTGGTATTAAACAAAATATCCTGCGCATGCTGCAGGAGTATGGCTGGGATGTTACCGTTGTACCCAGTTACACATCAGCTAAAGAAATTATGGCTTTGGCACCCGGGGGTCTATTCTTATCAAATGGCCCCGGAGATCCCAAGGACGTGCCTGAGGCAGTGGCTACGGTGAGGGAGTTAATGAATGTTTTACCTGTGGCCGGTATTTGCTTGGGTCATCAGGTAATTGGTCTAGCCCTTGGCTGCGAGACTTATAAGCTGAAATTTGGCCATAGGGGTGCTAACCATCCGGTGAAGGATATTGGCAGCAATCGTACTTTTATTACCTCTCAAAACCATGGCTATGCCATTGATGGCAGAAGTCTTCCTAGTAATGTGGAGATGACCCACCAAAACATTAACGACGATACAGTAGAAGGACTGCGGGTAAAGGATAGGCCTATTTTTAGCGTGCAGTATCACCCCGAAGCGGCACCGGGGCCCGAGGATTCCCGGTACCTCTTTGACCAATTCACTAGATTGATGACACAGTAA
- a CDS encoding acetylornithine transaminase: MTNQEIVEQGKKYVMNTYGRLPLALVKGQGPRVWDADGKEYLDFVGGLAVNSLGHCHPAVSEAIAAQARQLIHCSNLYWIEPQVKLAQILVERSGLGQAFFCNSGAEANESAIKLARKYAKTNWGEEKYEIISMQKSFHGRTLATLTATGQEKFHNGFAPLPEGFKYVPFNDIGALEAAISPVTCAVLLEPVQGEGGVFTADSQYLKQVKELCEANQILLIFDEVQCGIGRTGKWFAFQQSGVMPDILSLAKALGGGTAIGAMLAGEKVASGFQPGDHASTFGGNPLACAAAVAAMTAMAEEKVVGNAAEIGDYFREKLSALIDRYDFVTEVRGSGLMLGLQLTKPGAAIVEYCLRAGLLINCVAGDTLRFLPPLNITTVEVDEAMSILERALEAGD; encoded by the coding sequence ATGACTAATCAGGAAATCGTTGAGCAGGGCAAGAAATATGTCATGAATACTTACGGCCGGTTACCTCTGGCATTAGTTAAAGGCCAGGGGCCTCGGGTTTGGGATGCTGATGGTAAAGAGTATTTGGATTTTGTAGGCGGGTTAGCGGTCAATTCTTTGGGTCACTGCCATCCGGCGGTTAGCGAGGCAATTGCTGCTCAAGCCCGCCAGTTGATACATTGTTCCAATCTTTATTGGATTGAACCCCAGGTCAAGCTGGCTCAAATACTTGTGGAAAGATCCGGTCTCGGTCAAGCGTTCTTTTGTAACAGCGGAGCCGAAGCTAATGAGTCGGCCATCAAGCTGGCGCGGAAGTACGCCAAAACAAATTGGGGCGAGGAGAAGTACGAGATTATTTCCATGCAAAAATCCTTTCATGGGCGGACTTTAGCGACACTGACTGCCACAGGGCAGGAAAAATTCCACAACGGTTTTGCGCCGCTTCCTGAAGGGTTTAAATATGTTCCTTTTAATGATATTGGGGCATTGGAGGCTGCCATCAGTCCCGTAACCTGTGCTGTGTTATTGGAGCCGGTGCAGGGAGAAGGTGGTGTCTTCACAGCGGACAGCCAATATCTTAAGCAGGTAAAAGAGCTTTGTGAAGCTAACCAGATCCTGCTAATTTTTGACGAAGTTCAGTGTGGTATTGGCAGAACCGGCAAATGGTTTGCTTTCCAACAGTCAGGCGTGATGCCGGACATACTTTCCTTAGCTAAAGCACTGGGAGGCGGGACGGCCATTGGCGCTATGCTGGCCGGGGAAAAGGTGGCTTCCGGATTTCAGCCGGGAGACCATGCATCTACTTTTGGTGGAAACCCATTGGCCTGTGCTGCGGCTGTAGCAGCGATGACGGCTATGGCAGAGGAAAAAGTTGTTGGTAACGCAGCCGAAATAGGTGATTATTTTCGAGAAAAGTTATCTGCACTAATAGATAGATATGATTTTGTTACCGAAGTGCGCGGCAGCGGGCTGATGTTGGGGCTGCAGCTGACCAAACCCGGCGCAGCCATAGTGGAATATTGTCTCCGGGCAGGCTTGCTGATTAACTGTGTAGCCGGTGATACGCTGCGATTTTTACCGCCGCTTAACATTACTACAGTTGAAGTGGATGAGGCTATGAGCATCCTGGAGCGGGCTTTGGAAGCGGGTGATTAA
- the argB gene encoding acetylglutamate kinase: protein MISPLEKTNILIEALPYIKKFYGRTVVIKYGGNAMVNDELRQAVIVDAVLMKFVGMNPVIVHGGGPEINRMLKRVGKETDFVNGLRVTDKETMEIVEMVLAGKINKEIVSLINQNGGKAVGLSGKDASFIQAKQKLAFIENEHGQRQEVDLGHVGAVAAINPEIINTVIEKGYIPVVAPIGLGEDGESYNINADTVAGEVAGALAADKLVLLTDVEGIMRDSSSADTLISSLAVSQIPALIKQGIIGGGMIPKVECCISALAKGVGRTHIIDGRLRHSLLLEIFTDEGIGTMVVRDEE, encoded by the coding sequence ATGATTTCTCCGTTAGAGAAAACTAACATTTTGATAGAAGCTTTACCATACATCAAAAAGTTCTACGGTCGGACAGTGGTAATTAAGTATGGTGGTAATGCGATGGTTAACGATGAATTAAGGCAGGCCGTGATTGTAGACGCTGTCCTGATGAAGTTTGTGGGCATGAACCCCGTAATTGTACATGGGGGTGGGCCGGAAATAAACCGGATGCTTAAAAGGGTCGGTAAAGAAACAGATTTTGTCAACGGGCTTCGGGTCACTGATAAGGAGACTATGGAAATTGTCGAGATGGTACTGGCAGGTAAGATAAATAAGGAAATAGTATCTTTAATTAATCAAAACGGTGGCAAGGCGGTAGGGCTAAGCGGGAAGGATGCTTCATTCATCCAAGCCAAACAAAAGCTGGCGTTTATAGAAAACGAGCATGGTCAGCGGCAGGAGGTAGATCTGGGTCATGTCGGTGCTGTTGCCGCCATAAATCCGGAGATAATTAACACTGTCATTGAAAAGGGATATATCCCGGTGGTGGCTCCTATCGGCTTAGGTGAAGACGGGGAAAGTTATAATATTAATGCAGATACGGTGGCCGGCGAGGTAGCCGGGGCTTTAGCAGCTGATAAACTGGTGCTGTTAACAGACGTAGAGGGAATTATGCGTGACAGCAGCAGTGCTGACACACTGATATCCTCTCTCGCGGTTTCCCAAATTCCTGCTTTGATTAAACAAGGGATTATCGGCGGCGGGATGATACCTAAAGTAGAGTGCTGTATTAGTGCCTTGGCAAAGGGTGTTGGTCGTACTCACATCATTGACGGGCGCCTTAGACATTCGCTGTTATTAGAGATCTTTACCGATGAAGGTATTGGAACCATGGTTGTTAGGGATGAGGAGTGA
- the argJ gene encoding bifunctional glutamate N-acetyltransferase/amino-acid acetyltransferase ArgJ: MIDYKVIPGGITAVEGFSAAGVQVNIKKAKKDMAMVYCHTPARAAAVYTQNKVKAAPIVVNAQNLSQGEAQAIVVNSGVANACTGEQGLADAREMVSLTAELLGLESHQIIVASTGVIGVNLPMDKVRQGIKECSRKLSPDGGLDAAAAIMTTDTYPKEYAVEFELDGKKVVIGGMSKGSGMIHPNMATMLGFLSTNISISKEMLKATLSHVVDETFNMITVDGDTSTNDMVAVLASGSAGNAEITTMDKNYHAFTKVLKEVAAHLAKEVVRDGEGATKLLSITVDHAYTVKDARRAAMAVANSSLVKTAFFGEDANWGRIFSAVGYSGAEFSPGKVDIWIESEAGSEQMLSAGAGLKFDEVKTGEILARRDINVKIDLKVGDKSATAWTCDFSYDYVKINADYRT, from the coding sequence ATGATTGACTACAAGGTGATACCAGGTGGGATTACGGCAGTAGAAGGATTTAGCGCTGCCGGGGTCCAGGTGAATATTAAAAAAGCTAAAAAGGACATGGCCATGGTATATTGCCATACCCCTGCCCGCGCGGCAGCGGTATATACTCAAAATAAGGTAAAGGCGGCACCGATAGTGGTAAACGCCCAAAATTTAAGCCAGGGTGAAGCTCAGGCTATTGTGGTGAACAGCGGCGTGGCCAATGCTTGTACGGGTGAGCAGGGGTTGGCGGACGCCCGGGAAATGGTAAGTTTGACGGCAGAACTGTTAGGTCTTGAGTCTCATCAGATTATAGTAGCTTCTACCGGTGTGATCGGTGTGAATCTACCCATGGATAAGGTGCGGCAGGGTATCAAAGAATGCTCTCGAAAGCTATCCCCTGACGGTGGACTGGATGCGGCTGCGGCCATTATGACCACGGACACTTATCCTAAGGAGTATGCGGTGGAATTTGAGCTGGATGGTAAAAAAGTGGTTATCGGCGGGATGTCTAAGGGTAGTGGTATGATTCACCCTAATATGGCTACCATGCTGGGTTTTTTGTCCACCAATATCAGCATATCTAAAGAAATGCTTAAGGCGACTTTATCCCATGTGGTGGACGAAACATTTAATATGATCACAGTAGACGGAGATACCAGTACCAATGATATGGTAGCAGTCTTGGCGTCTGGAAGCGCAGGCAATGCGGAAATTACTACTATGGACAAGAATTATCATGCCTTTACTAAAGTTCTGAAAGAGGTGGCTGCCCATCTAGCCAAGGAAGTGGTTCGTGATGGGGAAGGAGCAACCAAGCTGCTTTCCATCACTGTGGACCATGCATACACGGTTAAAGACGCACGGCGAGCGGCTATGGCAGTGGCCAATTCTAGTTTAGTTAAGACTGCCTTTTTTGGAGAGGATGCCAACTGGGGCAGGATTTTTTCCGCGGTGGGCTATTCCGGGGCAGAGTTTAGCCCTGGCAAAGTGGATATTTGGATTGAAAGCGAAGCGGGTTCGGAGCAGATGTTGTCTGCCGGTGCCGGGTTAAAATTTGACGAGGTGAAGACCGGGGAAATTCTCGCAAGAAGAGACATTAACGTCAAAATCGACCTTAAGGTTGGTGATAAAAGCGCTACTGCCTGGACCTGCGATTTTTCGTACGATTATGTAAAGATAAATGCTGACTATAGAACATAG
- the argC gene encoding N-acetyl-gamma-glutamyl-phosphate reductase, whose translation MKVGIVGATGYTGVQLVQILSRHENAEISFVTSQSYAGRQLAEVYPHLAGLDLVLTEYSPALLQRCDCLFIALPHGLSGPVVADAREQGVKVIDLGADFRLDDAGTYQQWYGSEHSHPQWLRQGVYGLPEINRAKIGNAQLVANPGCYPTTVLLALAPLADKGLVNPGSIIIDAKSGVSGAGRKVSLTTHYSEVNDSITAYGVASHRHTPEIEQELGKFFNAEVKVSFTPHLVPMTRGMLSTIYASLSKTVNEDELRAIYQDYYQGEPFVQLLSPGQWPKTKYCYGSNRCFLNLTVDQRTGRLILVSCIDNLVKGASGQAVQNFNILAGLPEDTGLAGMGMMP comes from the coding sequence ATGAAGGTCGGTATTGTTGGCGCTACCGGTTACACTGGGGTGCAATTGGTACAAATTTTATCACGACATGAGAATGCGGAAATATCTTTTGTCACTTCGCAAAGCTATGCAGGCAGGCAGCTGGCGGAGGTATATCCCCATTTGGCTGGTTTGGATTTAGTATTGACAGAATACAGTCCTGCATTGCTTCAGCGGTGTGACTGTCTGTTTATTGCTTTACCGCATGGTTTATCTGGGCCGGTTGTGGCGGATGCCAGGGAGCAAGGGGTTAAGGTGATTGATTTAGGAGCTGATTTCCGTCTGGACGACGCCGGTACCTATCAACAGTGGTACGGCAGCGAGCACAGTCATCCACAATGGCTGCGGCAGGGTGTTTACGGGTTACCGGAAATTAATCGTGCAAAGATCGGTAACGCCCAACTGGTTGCTAATCCCGGATGCTATCCCACCACAGTTTTATTGGCTTTGGCACCGCTTGCAGATAAAGGGTTGGTCAATCCAGGTAGTATAATTATCGATGCCAAATCAGGTGTGTCGGGAGCAGGTCGCAAAGTATCATTAACAACGCATTATAGTGAAGTTAACGATTCCATAACCGCTTATGGAGTGGCTTCCCACCGACACACTCCGGAAATTGAACAGGAATTAGGGAAATTCTTTAACGCAGAGGTGAAAGTAAGCTTTACACCCCATCTGGTGCCCATGACTCGGGGCATGCTTAGTACCATTTATGCTTCTTTGTCTAAAACGGTGAATGAGGATGAATTGCGAGCTATATACCAAGATTATTATCAGGGGGAACCGTTTGTTCAGCTTTTATCCCCCGGGCAATGGCCCAAGACTAAGTACTGTTATGGTTCAAACCGATGTTTCTTAAACCTGACTGTAGACCAAAGGACCGGTAGATTGATATTAGTCAGCTGTATCGATAATTTAGTTAAAGGTGCATCAGGCCAGGCAGTACAGAATTTTAATATTTTAGCCGGACTGCCTGAGGATACCGGACTGGCGGGTATGGGCATGATGCCGTAA
- a CDS encoding aminopeptidase, translated as MDKIFQAAKNVLVSCMGVKEGEVVLVVVDTPQVDLGRAFYEQAVDLGAEAQLIQYLPRGNNGVEPPPAVAAAMAASQVVIMPTSTSLSHTQARKEANNQGARVASLPGLTKEMMERTLLGDYGEIARRSKTVAALLDDGEIVEITAPGGTDLTMSIKGRSGIADTGELAAKGSFGNLPAGEAYVAPVEGTASGKIVIDGAMAGIGKVSDAITIVVANGLAVDFQGGKEALKLKQMLEQHGEEGRNIAELGIGTNDLAKLTGQVLEDEKVLGTIHIAVGDNHTFGGEVTVPVHLDGMVLSPTVKIDGKVVLDRGKLA; from the coding sequence ATGGATAAAATTTTTCAAGCCGCAAAGAATGTTTTGGTTTCTTGTATGGGGGTAAAAGAGGGTGAGGTGGTCCTAGTTGTAGTGGATACGCCACAGGTAGACTTGGGCAGGGCATTTTATGAACAGGCAGTTGACCTAGGTGCTGAGGCTCAGCTAATCCAATACCTGCCTCGGGGAAATAATGGGGTTGAACCACCGCCTGCGGTTGCTGCGGCCATGGCAGCCTCGCAGGTAGTAATCATGCCTACCTCAACATCTCTTTCCCATACTCAAGCTCGGAAAGAAGCCAATAACCAGGGGGCAAGAGTTGCTTCACTGCCCGGGTTGACTAAAGAGATGATGGAACGAACATTATTGGGTGATTACGGTGAAATAGCCCGCCGAAGCAAAACAGTAGCGGCGCTTTTAGATGACGGTGAAATTGTGGAAATTACCGCTCCTGGAGGTACAGATTTGACCATGTCCATTAAGGGGCGCAGTGGGATAGCGGATACCGGTGAATTAGCTGCCAAAGGTAGTTTTGGCAATTTGCCTGCAGGGGAGGCCTATGTTGCGCCCGTAGAAGGTACTGCCTCAGGAAAAATAGTTATAGATGGAGCCATGGCCGGAATCGGTAAAGTTAGTGATGCCATAACAATAGTTGTGGCAAATGGTTTGGCGGTGGACTTCCAAGGCGGCAAAGAAGCACTGAAATTAAAGCAAATGCTGGAGCAGCACGGAGAAGAGGGACGGAATATTGCCGAACTGGGGATAGGCACTAATGACCTGGCTAAACTGACCGGTCAGGTGTTGGAGGATGAGAAGGTATTGGGCACTATCCATATTGCTGTGGGTGATAACCATACTTTTGGCGGTGAAGTGACGGTTCCCGTACATTTAGATGGGATGGTTCTTTCGCCTACGGTTAAAATAGATGGAAAAGTAGTCCTGGACAGGGGAAAACTGGCGTAG
- the amrS gene encoding AmmeMemoRadiSam system radical SAM enzyme: MKYREAAYYQPIENEQVRCLLCPHRCVISSGKTGICGVRRNRAGRLLAETYGHCASFAVDPMEKKPLYHFHPGMLIFSVGSRGCNLSCRFCQNHSLAHGQPDTHYLSPRDLVASVLSRAPESIGIAFTYNEPLVSFEFLLEASAEAAQNNLKTVVVSNGYINNEPLQKLLPLVNAFNIDLKGYSQEYYQKFTGGKLEQVKRNIISAKNTGCHVEVTTLLIPGENDDPQEIERMAAWLAAEAGRDVPLHLSRYFPAHKLDSPPTPLKTMEQAYHAALKQLDFVYLGNAPELDKSSTSCPRCNTLIISRSWGKVTIENLNEDSCAVCGKELSIVS; this comes from the coding sequence ATGAAGTACCGGGAAGCAGCTTACTATCAGCCAATAGAAAATGAACAAGTACGGTGTCTTCTTTGCCCCCACCGATGCGTAATCAGCAGTGGAAAAACCGGGATTTGCGGGGTGCGCCGCAACAGAGCCGGGCGATTGCTGGCGGAAACTTACGGACACTGCGCATCGTTTGCGGTGGACCCTATGGAAAAAAAGCCGTTGTATCACTTCCATCCAGGCATGCTGATTTTTTCAGTGGGCAGCCGGGGGTGTAATCTGAGCTGCCGCTTCTGCCAAAACCATTCTTTGGCCCATGGCCAGCCGGATACTCACTACCTGTCACCCCGGGATCTGGTAGCATCGGTGCTAAGCCGAGCGCCGGAAAGTATCGGTATTGCCTTTACATATAACGAACCTTTGGTTAGTTTTGAATTTCTACTGGAAGCATCGGCAGAGGCCGCGCAAAACAATTTGAAGACCGTAGTGGTTTCCAACGGTTATATTAATAATGAGCCGCTGCAGAAACTGCTGCCATTGGTAAACGCTTTTAACATTGATTTAAAAGGATATAGCCAGGAATACTACCAAAAATTTACCGGCGGGAAACTGGAGCAGGTAAAACGGAATATTATTTCCGCCAAAAATACGGGCTGTCATGTAGAGGTAACTACTTTGCTTATTCCGGGTGAAAATGATGATCCCCAGGAAATTGAAAGAATGGCAGCTTGGCTGGCTGCTGAAGCAGGACGGGATGTACCGCTGCATTTATCTCGTTACTTCCCCGCTCACAAGCTGGATTCGCCGCCTACACCTCTAAAAACAATGGAACAGGCCTATCATGCTGCACTAAAGCAACTGGATTTTGTTTATTTGGGAAATGCGCCGGAACTAGATAAGAGCAGCACCAGCTGCCCTCGCTGTAATACCCTTATTATTTCTCGGTCCTGGGGCAAGGTTACTATAGAAAACCTTAACGAAGATTCATGTGCTGTTTGCGGCAAGGAGCTTTCAATTGTCAGCTGA